Proteins encoded within one genomic window of Arachis ipaensis cultivar K30076 chromosome B08, Araip1.1, whole genome shotgun sequence:
- the LOC107612477 gene encoding uncharacterized protein LOC107612477 gives MEKEMLRVASRANQNSSSTNSKKLAFMFLTTSTLPFAPLWESFFNNAPKTHFTIYVHVDPSHPTMFKWKPPYSSVFHDRLIFSKHTARHSPALAAAARRLLASALVDDRDNYMFILLSGSCIPLHSFHFTYHALANSNKSFIEIAPQGLASFYRWSTHRPHVMLPEVRYEDFRAGSQFWSLTRKHAMLVVADTKIWSKFKLPCLHLLMCFPEENYFPTLMNMLDREGCVHATLTHVDWTRSMDGHPRVYEKNEVGPQLIWALRKDRPKYGDQDDGTRRDPFLFARKFSPDALQTLMAIADRVIFKD, from the coding sequence ATGGAAAAAGAGATGCTTCGAGTGGCTTCACGCGCCAACCAAAACTCTTCATCTACTAATTCTAAAAAATTAGCTTTCATGTTCCTCACAACATCAACCCTTCCATTTGCACCTTTATGGGAATCATTCTTTAACAACGCCCCAAAAACACACTTCACCATTTACGTCCACGTGGATCCCAGTCATCCCACCATGTTCAAGTGGAAGCCACCCTACTCGAGTGTTTTTCATGATCGCCTGATCTTTTCCAAACATACTGCTAGACACTCTCCCGCACTCGCCGCAGCAGCGCGTAGGTTACTTGCGAGTGCCCTTGTGGATGATCGTGACAACTACATGTTCATACTTCTCTCAGGTTCATGCATTCCTCTACACTCTTTTCACTTCACATACCACGCGCTTGCAAACTCAAACAAAAGCTTCATCGAGATAGCTCCACAAGGTTTAGCCTCGTTTTACCGATGGTCGACGCATAGGCCACATGTGATGCTTCCGGAGGTAAGGTACGAGGACTTTCGAGCTGGGTCCCAATTTTGGTCATTGACACGTAAGCATGCAATGCTGGTCGTGGCGGATACGAAGATTTGGTCAAAATTCAAACTCCCATGCTTGCATTTGTTGATGTGTTTCCCAGAAGAGAATTACTTTCCTACCCTTATGAATATGTTGGACAGAGAAGGGTGCGTGCATGCCACGCTCACCCACGTGGATTGGACTAGGAGTATGGATGGACACCCTCGAGTATATGAGAAGAATGAGGTTGGGCCTCAGTTGATTTGGGCCTTGAGGAAAGATAGGCCCAAGTATGGTGACCAAGATGATGGCACGCGTCGGGATCCATTTTTGTTTGCAAGGAAATTTTCTCCAGACGCGTTACAAACTTTGATGGCTATAGCAGATCGCGTTATCTTTAAAGATTAG